A single region of the Acanthopagrus latus isolate v.2019 chromosome 11, fAcaLat1.1, whole genome shotgun sequence genome encodes:
- the eps15 gene encoding epidermal growth factor receptor substrate 15 isoform X4 — MKAVGNRNTMAATLSLTQLSSGNPIYDKYYRQVDPTGSGRVAAADAALFLKRSGLADLVLGKIWDLADSERKGALNKQQFFIALRLVACAQNGLEVALKNLHVAVPPPKFHDTSSPLLAGGVAVDIPWVVKPEEKLKFDSIFDSLGPVGGILTGDKVKPVLLNSKLPVDILGRVWELSDIDRDGMLDRDEFSVAMYLVYRALEGEPVPMSLPPPLVPPSKRKKPSVPPVMPLLPSPPSVKDSRSSHAGSKTMPHPPKPAPASVPTPAAAPWVVSPTDKAKYDELFNKTDGDMDGLVSGPEVRDIFLKTGLPSATLARIWELCDIGDIGKLTREQFALALHLINLKLTKGLDPPQSLSPEMIPPSDRQNIKQNNVANLAADFSAIKELDSLSNEIVELQKEKSSVEEEIKEKEEAIRQRSSEVQDLQDEVAKENEVLQQLQSQRQKVQDALEELDQQKGSLEEQLAHIRQQTSQETQLISSLTSEHEDQEQRICQYEEELVQAREELLALQEESRKLQEKVQAAQEQLTPLQESVRDSFTQVAQVQQKLNDLKVEERSVTAQLSWKRALEDSSPVMVNGSAGSAAELHQGDLFQQDLFQEDHPLELKVEEPAAFFEEQKEHSDQKGEEVENERDDEEEKEEEIPKTQEEEKMKPDPLDDLYTSLASADMFNNVSAFTKPQESTVREHSTPTPDVSSEVTDDAEESPKESPPKVASPEPESKQEPAESPENTPASSLPPQVSPRSMPPQTSPPSLPEMDFFNADPFTDHDPFKDDPFGKADVADPFGGDPFKGSDPFAADSFFAQSSSGAPFSSDDPFSASADPFGTTTGAPEPDLFAAKLNDTAAAPAAGPDPFTSKPNNLTLAAKDPFSTTNNMADSDLFGGKVNATGEADPFGSQDGGTDPFSSSQPSSDLAVKDTAATNDPFAPGGTSVNASSDPDPFAAVFGNESFGGGFADFSALTKSNGSDQFGINNKNLFQEDTQSAGSDVPPALPPKTGTPTRPPPPPPGKRASLSRTESNDSFQRRGHFVPPLSGDFPSSSLPAKDPLADPFAPSSPPRHNIRETDRFASFDKQYPTEEDMIEWAKRESEREEKERLARLTQQEQEDLELAIALSKSELS, encoded by the exons atgAAAGCAgtgggaaacagaaacactaTGGCTGCCACTCTGTCTCTTACTCAG CTCTCCAGTGGAAATCCCATCTATGACAAGTACTATCGACAG gttgATCCGACTGGCAGCGGGCGGGTGGCAGCGGCTGATGCAGCTCTATTCCTGAAGAGGTCGGGCCTGGCTGACTTGGTTCTCGGGAAG aTCTGGGATTTGGCAGACTCTGAACGCAAAGGTGCCCTTAACAAACAG CAATTCTTCATAGCACTGCGGTTGGTAGCCTGTGCTCAAAATGGCCTGGAGGTGGCGCTCAAGAACCTTCATGTGGCAGTTCCTCCCCCCAAATTT CATGACACAAGCAGCCCGCTGTTGGCAGGAGGAGTGGCTGTTGACATTCCCTGGGTTGTCAAG CCTGAGGAGAAGTTGAAATTTGACTCCATCTTCGACAGTCTGGGTCCAGTAGGAGGGATTCTAACAGGAGATAAGGTCAAGCCCGTCCTGCTCAACTCCAAACTGCCAGTGGACATCCTCGGCAGG GTGTGGGAGCTCAGTGACATCGACAGAGATGGCATGTTGGACAGAGATGAATTTTCTGTG GCCATGTATCTGGTGTACAGAGCTCTGGAGGGCGAGCCTGTTCCCATGTCCTTACCACCTCCCCTGGTTCCACCCTCCAAGAGGAAAAAACCCTCTGTGCCTCCCGTGATGCCATTGTTACCCTCGCCCCCCTCAGTCAAAGACAGTCGCTCCTCCCACGCTGGCTCTAAGACCATGCCCCACCCTCCCAAACCCGCCCCAGCTTCTGTcccaacaccagcagcagcccct TGGGTGGTGTCGCCGACAGACAAAGCAAAGTATGACGAGCTCTTCAACAAGACAGACGGGGACATGGACGGCCTTGTGTCTGGACCTGAAGTCAGAGATATCTTCCTCAAGACGGGGCTTCCCTCTGCCACACTAGCACGTATATG GGAGCTTTGCGACATTGGAGATATTGGGAAACTGACTAGAGAGCAGTTTGCCCTGGCGCTTCATCTGATCAATCTGAAGCTGACCAAAGGCCTGGACCCTCCGCAGAGTCTGTCCCCAGAGATGATCCCTCCATCTGACAGACAAAACATCAAACAG AACAATGTGGCTAACCTGGCAGCAGACTTCTCTGCCATCAAGGAGTTGGACTCTCTCAGTAATGAGATTGTAGAACTACAAAA GGAGAAGAGCTCTGTGGAAGAGGAGAttaaggagaaggaggaggccaTCAGACAGCGCAGCAGCGAAGTGCAG GACTTGCAGGATGAAGTAGCAAAAGAGAAcgaggtgctgcagcagctccagtccCAGCGTCAGAAAGTCCAAGATGCCTTGGAAGAGCTGGACCAACAGAAAGGCtctctggaggagcagctggctCATATTCGTCAGCAGACCAGCCAAGAGACGCAACTG ATTTCATCGCTGACATCGGAGCATGAGGATCAGGAACAGAGGATATGTCAGTATGAGGAGGAGCTGGTCCAGGCCCGGGAGGAGCTCCTTGCTCTGCAGGAAGAGAGCAGGAAGCTGCAGGAGAAGGTCCAGGCCGCTCAGGAGCAGCTCACACCTCTGCAGGAGTCTGTCCGTGACTCCTTTACACAAGTTGcacag GTTCAGCAGAAACTGAACGATCtaaaggtggaggagaggtCAGTAACTGCCCAGCTCAGCTGGAAGAGAGCCCTGGAGGATAGCTCTCCTGTCATGGTCAATGGATCAGCaggctctgctgcagagctgcatcaAGGGGACCTCTTCCAGCAGGACCTCTTTCAAGAGGACCACCCCTTAGAGCTGAAGGTGGAAGAACCAGCTGCTTTCTTCGAAGAGCAGAAAGAACATTCAGATCAAAAAGGAGAGGAAGTAGAGAACGAGAGAGACgatgaagaagagaaggaggaagagattCCAAAGActcaagaagaggaaaagatgaaACCCGATCCCTTGGATGACCTGTATACTAGTCTGGCCTCCGCTGATATGTTCAATAATGTATCAGCTTTCACCAAGCCACAGGAGAGCACTGTTAGG GAACACAGTACCCCTACACCCGATGTCTCCTCGGAGGTCACAGATGATGCTGAGGAATCGCCTAAAGAGAGCCCACCAAAA GTTGCATCGCCAGAGCCAGAGAGCAAACAGGAGCCAGCAGAGTCCCCAGAAAACACCCCCGCCTCCTCGTTACCACCTCAGGTCAGCCCTCGCTCCATGCCGCCTCAGACCAGCCCTCCCTCGCTGCCTGAGATGGACTTCTTCAATGCAGACCCCTTTACTGACC ATGATCCATTCAAAGATGATCCATTTGGAAAAGCAGATGTTGCAG ATCCATTTGGAGGAGATCCCTTCAAAGGCTCCGACCCCTTTGCTGCAGACTCTTTCTTCGCACAGTCCTCAAGCGGTGCCCCCTTCTCCTCAGACGACCCTTTCTCTGCCTCAGCCGACCCGTTTGGTACCACTACTGGTGCGCCAGAACCAGACCTGTTTGCGGCGAAGCTGAATGACACAGCagctgcaccagcagcaggtccagATCCCTTCACCTCCAAACCAAACAATCTTACTTTAGCAGCCAAGGATCCATTCAGCACTACGAACAACATGGCTGATTCTGACCTGTTTGGAGGCAAAGTGAATGCCACTGGTGAAGCAGATCCGTTTGGTTCTCAGGACGGGGGGACAGATCCCTTTAGTTCCTCTCAACCCAGCTCTGACCTGGCCGTG AAGGACACTGCAGCAACCAATGATCCGTTCGCTCCAGGTGGTACTTCAGTGAACGCCAGCTCAGATCCAG ATCcatttgctgctgtgtttggtaATGAATCGTTTGGAGGGGGCTTTGCAGATTTCAGTGCCTTGACGAAG TCAAATGGCTCTGACCAGTTTGGCATCAACAATAAGAACCTGTTCCAGGAAGACACCCAGTCTGCCGGCTCTGATGTGCCCCCAGCGCTGCCCCCAAAAACTGGTACGCCTACGAgaccacctcctccacctccag gtAAGAGAGCATCCCTCTCCAGAACAGAGTCCAATGACTCATTCCAGCGACGAGGGCACTTCGTCCCACCACTTTCAGGAgacttcccctcctcttccctgccTGCCAAGGATCCTTTAGCTGACCCCTtcgccccctcctcccctcctcgtCACAACATACGGGAAACTGACCGATTTGCCAGCTTTGACAAA CAGTATCCGACAGAGGAAGACATGATCGAGTGGGCAAAGCGCGAGAGCGAGCGAGAGGAAAAGGAGCGACTTGCCCGGCTCACCCAGCAGGAACAAGAGGACCTGGAGCTGGCCATCGCACTCAGCAAGTCTGAACTCTCCTGA
- the eps15 gene encoding epidermal growth factor receptor substrate 15 isoform X3 encodes MKAVGNRNTMAATLSLTQLSSGNPIYDKYYRQVDPTGSGRVAAADAALFLKRSGLADLVLGKIWDLADSERKGALNKQQFFIALRLVACAQNGLEVALKNLHVAVPPPKFHDTSSPLLAGGVAVDIPWVVKPEEKLKFDSIFDSLGPVGGILTGDKVKPVLLNSKLPVDILGRVWELSDIDRDGMLDRDEFSVAMYLVYRALEGEPVPMSLPPPLVPPSKRKKPSVPPVMPLLPSPPSVKDSRSSHAGSKTMPHPPKPAPASVPTPAAAPWVVSPTDKAKYDELFNKTDGDMDGLVSGPEVRDIFLKTGLPSATLARIWELCDIGDIGKLTREQFALALHLINLKLTKGLDPPQSLSPEMIPPSDRQNIKQNNVANLAADFSAIKELDSLSNEIVELQKEKSSVEEEIKEKEEAIRQRSSEVQDLQDEVAKENEVLQQLQSQRQKVQDALEELDQQKGSLEEQLAHIRQQTSQETQLISSLTSEHEDQEQRICQYEEELVQAREELLALQEESRKLQEKVQAAQEQLTPLQESVRDSFTQVAQVQQKLNDLKVEERSVTAQLSWKRALEDSSPVMVNGSAGSAAELHQGDLFQQDLFQEDHPLELKVEEPAAFFEEQKEHSDQKGEEVENERDDEEEKEEEIPKTQEEEKMKPDPLDDLYTSLASADMFNNVSAFTKPQESTVREHSTPTPDVSSEVTDDAEESPKESPPKVASPEPESKQEPAESPENTPASSLPPQVSPRSMPPQTSPPSLPEMDFFNADPFTDHDPFKDDPFGKADVADPFGGDPFKGSDPFAADSFFAQSSSGAPFSSDDPFSASADPFGTTTGAPEPDLFAAKLNDTAAAPAAGPDPFTSKPNNLTLAAKDPFSTTNNMADSDLFGGKVNATGEADPFGSQDGGTDPFSSSQPSSDLAVKDTAATNDPFAPGGTSVNASSDPDPFAAVFGNESFGGGFADFSALTKSNGSDQFGINNKNLFQEDTQSAGSDVPPALPPKTGTPTRPPPPPPGKRASLSRTESNDSFQRRGHFVPPLSGDFPSSSLPAKDPLADPFAPSSPPRHNIRETDRFASFDKQQYPTEEDMIEWAKRESEREEKERLARLTQQEQEDLELAIALSKSELS; translated from the exons atgAAAGCAgtgggaaacagaaacactaTGGCTGCCACTCTGTCTCTTACTCAG CTCTCCAGTGGAAATCCCATCTATGACAAGTACTATCGACAG gttgATCCGACTGGCAGCGGGCGGGTGGCAGCGGCTGATGCAGCTCTATTCCTGAAGAGGTCGGGCCTGGCTGACTTGGTTCTCGGGAAG aTCTGGGATTTGGCAGACTCTGAACGCAAAGGTGCCCTTAACAAACAG CAATTCTTCATAGCACTGCGGTTGGTAGCCTGTGCTCAAAATGGCCTGGAGGTGGCGCTCAAGAACCTTCATGTGGCAGTTCCTCCCCCCAAATTT CATGACACAAGCAGCCCGCTGTTGGCAGGAGGAGTGGCTGTTGACATTCCCTGGGTTGTCAAG CCTGAGGAGAAGTTGAAATTTGACTCCATCTTCGACAGTCTGGGTCCAGTAGGAGGGATTCTAACAGGAGATAAGGTCAAGCCCGTCCTGCTCAACTCCAAACTGCCAGTGGACATCCTCGGCAGG GTGTGGGAGCTCAGTGACATCGACAGAGATGGCATGTTGGACAGAGATGAATTTTCTGTG GCCATGTATCTGGTGTACAGAGCTCTGGAGGGCGAGCCTGTTCCCATGTCCTTACCACCTCCCCTGGTTCCACCCTCCAAGAGGAAAAAACCCTCTGTGCCTCCCGTGATGCCATTGTTACCCTCGCCCCCCTCAGTCAAAGACAGTCGCTCCTCCCACGCTGGCTCTAAGACCATGCCCCACCCTCCCAAACCCGCCCCAGCTTCTGTcccaacaccagcagcagcccct TGGGTGGTGTCGCCGACAGACAAAGCAAAGTATGACGAGCTCTTCAACAAGACAGACGGGGACATGGACGGCCTTGTGTCTGGACCTGAAGTCAGAGATATCTTCCTCAAGACGGGGCTTCCCTCTGCCACACTAGCACGTATATG GGAGCTTTGCGACATTGGAGATATTGGGAAACTGACTAGAGAGCAGTTTGCCCTGGCGCTTCATCTGATCAATCTGAAGCTGACCAAAGGCCTGGACCCTCCGCAGAGTCTGTCCCCAGAGATGATCCCTCCATCTGACAGACAAAACATCAAACAG AACAATGTGGCTAACCTGGCAGCAGACTTCTCTGCCATCAAGGAGTTGGACTCTCTCAGTAATGAGATTGTAGAACTACAAAA GGAGAAGAGCTCTGTGGAAGAGGAGAttaaggagaaggaggaggccaTCAGACAGCGCAGCAGCGAAGTGCAG GACTTGCAGGATGAAGTAGCAAAAGAGAAcgaggtgctgcagcagctccagtccCAGCGTCAGAAAGTCCAAGATGCCTTGGAAGAGCTGGACCAACAGAAAGGCtctctggaggagcagctggctCATATTCGTCAGCAGACCAGCCAAGAGACGCAACTG ATTTCATCGCTGACATCGGAGCATGAGGATCAGGAACAGAGGATATGTCAGTATGAGGAGGAGCTGGTCCAGGCCCGGGAGGAGCTCCTTGCTCTGCAGGAAGAGAGCAGGAAGCTGCAGGAGAAGGTCCAGGCCGCTCAGGAGCAGCTCACACCTCTGCAGGAGTCTGTCCGTGACTCCTTTACACAAGTTGcacag GTTCAGCAGAAACTGAACGATCtaaaggtggaggagaggtCAGTAACTGCCCAGCTCAGCTGGAAGAGAGCCCTGGAGGATAGCTCTCCTGTCATGGTCAATGGATCAGCaggctctgctgcagagctgcatcaAGGGGACCTCTTCCAGCAGGACCTCTTTCAAGAGGACCACCCCTTAGAGCTGAAGGTGGAAGAACCAGCTGCTTTCTTCGAAGAGCAGAAAGAACATTCAGATCAAAAAGGAGAGGAAGTAGAGAACGAGAGAGACgatgaagaagagaaggaggaagagattCCAAAGActcaagaagaggaaaagatgaaACCCGATCCCTTGGATGACCTGTATACTAGTCTGGCCTCCGCTGATATGTTCAATAATGTATCAGCTTTCACCAAGCCACAGGAGAGCACTGTTAGG GAACACAGTACCCCTACACCCGATGTCTCCTCGGAGGTCACAGATGATGCTGAGGAATCGCCTAAAGAGAGCCCACCAAAA GTTGCATCGCCAGAGCCAGAGAGCAAACAGGAGCCAGCAGAGTCCCCAGAAAACACCCCCGCCTCCTCGTTACCACCTCAGGTCAGCCCTCGCTCCATGCCGCCTCAGACCAGCCCTCCCTCGCTGCCTGAGATGGACTTCTTCAATGCAGACCCCTTTACTGACC ATGATCCATTCAAAGATGATCCATTTGGAAAAGCAGATGTTGCAG ATCCATTTGGAGGAGATCCCTTCAAAGGCTCCGACCCCTTTGCTGCAGACTCTTTCTTCGCACAGTCCTCAAGCGGTGCCCCCTTCTCCTCAGACGACCCTTTCTCTGCCTCAGCCGACCCGTTTGGTACCACTACTGGTGCGCCAGAACCAGACCTGTTTGCGGCGAAGCTGAATGACACAGCagctgcaccagcagcaggtccagATCCCTTCACCTCCAAACCAAACAATCTTACTTTAGCAGCCAAGGATCCATTCAGCACTACGAACAACATGGCTGATTCTGACCTGTTTGGAGGCAAAGTGAATGCCACTGGTGAAGCAGATCCGTTTGGTTCTCAGGACGGGGGGACAGATCCCTTTAGTTCCTCTCAACCCAGCTCTGACCTGGCCGTG AAGGACACTGCAGCAACCAATGATCCGTTCGCTCCAGGTGGTACTTCAGTGAACGCCAGCTCAGATCCAG ATCcatttgctgctgtgtttggtaATGAATCGTTTGGAGGGGGCTTTGCAGATTTCAGTGCCTTGACGAAG TCAAATGGCTCTGACCAGTTTGGCATCAACAATAAGAACCTGTTCCAGGAAGACACCCAGTCTGCCGGCTCTGATGTGCCCCCAGCGCTGCCCCCAAAAACTGGTACGCCTACGAgaccacctcctccacctccag gtAAGAGAGCATCCCTCTCCAGAACAGAGTCCAATGACTCATTCCAGCGACGAGGGCACTTCGTCCCACCACTTTCAGGAgacttcccctcctcttccctgccTGCCAAGGATCCTTTAGCTGACCCCTtcgccccctcctcccctcctcgtCACAACATACGGGAAACTGACCGATTTGCCAGCTTTGACAAA CAGCAGTATCCGACAGAGGAAGACATGATCGAGTGGGCAAAGCGCGAGAGCGAGCGAGAGGAAAAGGAGCGACTTGCCCGGCTCACCCAGCAGGAACAAGAGGACCTGGAGCTGGCCATCGCACTCAGCAAGTCTGAACTCTCCTGA
- the eps15 gene encoding epidermal growth factor receptor substrate 15 isoform X2, whose translation MKAVGNRNTMAATLSLTQLSSGNPIYDKYYRQVDPTGSGRVAAADAALFLKRSGLADLVLGKIWDLADSERKGALNKQQFFIALRLVACAQNGLEVALKNLHVAVPPPKFHDTSSPLLAGGVAVDIPWVVKPEEKLKFDSIFDSLGPVGGILTGDKVKPVLLNSKLPVDILGRVWELSDIDRDGMLDRDEFSVAMYLVYRALEGEPVPMSLPPPLVPPSKRKKPSVPPVMPLLPSPPSVKDSRSSHAGSKTMPHPPKPAPASVPTPAAAPWVVSPTDKAKYDELFNKTDGDMDGLVSGPEVRDIFLKTGLPSATLARIWELCDIGDIGKLTREQFALALHLINLKLTKGLDPPQSLSPEMIPPSDRQNIKQNNVANLAADFSAIKELDSLSNEIVELQKEKSSVEEEIKEKEEAIRQRSSEVQDLQDEVAKENEVLQQLQSQRQKVQDALEELDQQKGSLEEQLAHIRQQTSQETQLISSLTSEHEDQEQRICQYEEELVQAREELLALQEESRKLQEKVQAAQEQLTPLQESVRDSFTQVAQVQQKLNDLKVEERSVTAQLSWKRALEDSSPVMVNGSAGSAAELHQGDLFQQDLFQEDHPLELKVEEPAAFFEEQKEHSDQKGEEVENERDDEEEKEEEIPKTQEEEKMKPDPLDDLYTSLASADMFNNVSAFTKPQESTVREHSTPTPDVSSEVTDDAEESPKESPPKVASPEPESKQEPAESPENTPASSLPPQVSPRSMPPQTSPPSLPEMDFFNADPFTDHDPFKDDPFGKADVADPFGGDPFKGSDPFAADSFFAQSSSGAPFSSDDPFSASADPFGTTTGAPEPDLFAAKLNDTAAAPAAGPDPFTSKPNNLTLAAKDPFSTTNNMADSDLFGGKVNATGEADPFGSQDGGTDPFSSSQPSSDLAVKDTAATNDPFAPGGTSVNASSDPDPFAAVFGNESFGGGFADFSALTKSNGSDQFGINNKNLFQEDTQSAGSDVPPALPPKTGTPTRPPPPPPGKRASLSRTESNDSFQRRGHFVPPLSGDFPSSSLPAKDPLADPFAPSSPPRHNIRETDRFASFDKQWDVSPSTVSDRGRHDRVGKARERARGKGATCPAHPAGTRGPGAGHRTQQV comes from the exons atgAAAGCAgtgggaaacagaaacactaTGGCTGCCACTCTGTCTCTTACTCAG CTCTCCAGTGGAAATCCCATCTATGACAAGTACTATCGACAG gttgATCCGACTGGCAGCGGGCGGGTGGCAGCGGCTGATGCAGCTCTATTCCTGAAGAGGTCGGGCCTGGCTGACTTGGTTCTCGGGAAG aTCTGGGATTTGGCAGACTCTGAACGCAAAGGTGCCCTTAACAAACAG CAATTCTTCATAGCACTGCGGTTGGTAGCCTGTGCTCAAAATGGCCTGGAGGTGGCGCTCAAGAACCTTCATGTGGCAGTTCCTCCCCCCAAATTT CATGACACAAGCAGCCCGCTGTTGGCAGGAGGAGTGGCTGTTGACATTCCCTGGGTTGTCAAG CCTGAGGAGAAGTTGAAATTTGACTCCATCTTCGACAGTCTGGGTCCAGTAGGAGGGATTCTAACAGGAGATAAGGTCAAGCCCGTCCTGCTCAACTCCAAACTGCCAGTGGACATCCTCGGCAGG GTGTGGGAGCTCAGTGACATCGACAGAGATGGCATGTTGGACAGAGATGAATTTTCTGTG GCCATGTATCTGGTGTACAGAGCTCTGGAGGGCGAGCCTGTTCCCATGTCCTTACCACCTCCCCTGGTTCCACCCTCCAAGAGGAAAAAACCCTCTGTGCCTCCCGTGATGCCATTGTTACCCTCGCCCCCCTCAGTCAAAGACAGTCGCTCCTCCCACGCTGGCTCTAAGACCATGCCCCACCCTCCCAAACCCGCCCCAGCTTCTGTcccaacaccagcagcagcccct TGGGTGGTGTCGCCGACAGACAAAGCAAAGTATGACGAGCTCTTCAACAAGACAGACGGGGACATGGACGGCCTTGTGTCTGGACCTGAAGTCAGAGATATCTTCCTCAAGACGGGGCTTCCCTCTGCCACACTAGCACGTATATG GGAGCTTTGCGACATTGGAGATATTGGGAAACTGACTAGAGAGCAGTTTGCCCTGGCGCTTCATCTGATCAATCTGAAGCTGACCAAAGGCCTGGACCCTCCGCAGAGTCTGTCCCCAGAGATGATCCCTCCATCTGACAGACAAAACATCAAACAG AACAATGTGGCTAACCTGGCAGCAGACTTCTCTGCCATCAAGGAGTTGGACTCTCTCAGTAATGAGATTGTAGAACTACAAAA GGAGAAGAGCTCTGTGGAAGAGGAGAttaaggagaaggaggaggccaTCAGACAGCGCAGCAGCGAAGTGCAG GACTTGCAGGATGAAGTAGCAAAAGAGAAcgaggtgctgcagcagctccagtccCAGCGTCAGAAAGTCCAAGATGCCTTGGAAGAGCTGGACCAACAGAAAGGCtctctggaggagcagctggctCATATTCGTCAGCAGACCAGCCAAGAGACGCAACTG ATTTCATCGCTGACATCGGAGCATGAGGATCAGGAACAGAGGATATGTCAGTATGAGGAGGAGCTGGTCCAGGCCCGGGAGGAGCTCCTTGCTCTGCAGGAAGAGAGCAGGAAGCTGCAGGAGAAGGTCCAGGCCGCTCAGGAGCAGCTCACACCTCTGCAGGAGTCTGTCCGTGACTCCTTTACACAAGTTGcacag GTTCAGCAGAAACTGAACGATCtaaaggtggaggagaggtCAGTAACTGCCCAGCTCAGCTGGAAGAGAGCCCTGGAGGATAGCTCTCCTGTCATGGTCAATGGATCAGCaggctctgctgcagagctgcatcaAGGGGACCTCTTCCAGCAGGACCTCTTTCAAGAGGACCACCCCTTAGAGCTGAAGGTGGAAGAACCAGCTGCTTTCTTCGAAGAGCAGAAAGAACATTCAGATCAAAAAGGAGAGGAAGTAGAGAACGAGAGAGACgatgaagaagagaaggaggaagagattCCAAAGActcaagaagaggaaaagatgaaACCCGATCCCTTGGATGACCTGTATACTAGTCTGGCCTCCGCTGATATGTTCAATAATGTATCAGCTTTCACCAAGCCACAGGAGAGCACTGTTAGG GAACACAGTACCCCTACACCCGATGTCTCCTCGGAGGTCACAGATGATGCTGAGGAATCGCCTAAAGAGAGCCCACCAAAA GTTGCATCGCCAGAGCCAGAGAGCAAACAGGAGCCAGCAGAGTCCCCAGAAAACACCCCCGCCTCCTCGTTACCACCTCAGGTCAGCCCTCGCTCCATGCCGCCTCAGACCAGCCCTCCCTCGCTGCCTGAGATGGACTTCTTCAATGCAGACCCCTTTACTGACC ATGATCCATTCAAAGATGATCCATTTGGAAAAGCAGATGTTGCAG ATCCATTTGGAGGAGATCCCTTCAAAGGCTCCGACCCCTTTGCTGCAGACTCTTTCTTCGCACAGTCCTCAAGCGGTGCCCCCTTCTCCTCAGACGACCCTTTCTCTGCCTCAGCCGACCCGTTTGGTACCACTACTGGTGCGCCAGAACCAGACCTGTTTGCGGCGAAGCTGAATGACACAGCagctgcaccagcagcaggtccagATCCCTTCACCTCCAAACCAAACAATCTTACTTTAGCAGCCAAGGATCCATTCAGCACTACGAACAACATGGCTGATTCTGACCTGTTTGGAGGCAAAGTGAATGCCACTGGTGAAGCAGATCCGTTTGGTTCTCAGGACGGGGGGACAGATCCCTTTAGTTCCTCTCAACCCAGCTCTGACCTGGCCGTG AAGGACACTGCAGCAACCAATGATCCGTTCGCTCCAGGTGGTACTTCAGTGAACGCCAGCTCAGATCCAG ATCcatttgctgctgtgtttggtaATGAATCGTTTGGAGGGGGCTTTGCAGATTTCAGTGCCTTGACGAAG TCAAATGGCTCTGACCAGTTTGGCATCAACAATAAGAACCTGTTCCAGGAAGACACCCAGTCTGCCGGCTCTGATGTGCCCCCAGCGCTGCCCCCAAAAACTGGTACGCCTACGAgaccacctcctccacctccag gtAAGAGAGCATCCCTCTCCAGAACAGAGTCCAATGACTCATTCCAGCGACGAGGGCACTTCGTCCCACCACTTTCAGGAgacttcccctcctcttccctgccTGCCAAGGATCCTTTAGCTGACCCCTtcgccccctcctcccctcctcgtCACAACATACGGGAAACTGACCGATTTGCCAGCTTTGACAAA CAGTGGGATGTATCACCTTCAA CAGTATCCGACAGAGGAAGACATGATCGAGTGGGCAAAGCGCGAGAGCGAGCGAGAGGAAAAGGAGCGACTTGCCCGGCTCACCCAGCAGGAACAAGAGGACCTGGAGCTGGCCATCGCACTCAGCAAGTCTGA